Proteins encoded together in one Chroogloeocystis siderophila 5.2 s.c.1 window:
- a CDS encoding SemiSWEET transporter — translation MNSVTILGLIAGTLTTIAFLPQLFKTWQSKSAKDVSLGMLMIFSTGVFLWLVYGIYLQALPIILANLITLIFNLIILGLKIRYR, via the coding sequence ATGAATTCCGTCACAATCTTAGGGCTAATAGCCGGAACATTAACCACAATTGCTTTCCTACCGCAATTATTTAAAACCTGGCAATCAAAATCAGCTAAAGATGTTTCTTTAGGGATGCTAATGATATTTTCAACTGGTGTATTTTTGTGGTTAGTTTATGGAATTTATCTACAAGCATTACCTATTATTCTTGCTAACTTAATTACACTCATTTTCAACTTAATAATTTTAGGGCTTAAAATAAGATATAGATGA